AAATTTAGGGCCAAAGAGCCAAATTTCTTTGAAATTTACAAAGCATTTTTAAGAGATACAGGCTCAATGAGTGTCGATGATATCATCAAAAAGCACTTTGGAAAAGATATCAAAAAAAGTGAATTTTGGCTTGAGTGTATCGACGGTGCGCTTGGTTATGTGGAAGAATTTAAAAAACTTAGCAAAATTCAAGCAAGAATTTAAATACATAGTATCAATTGGCTAAGTTAAACAAATTTTAACTGATTTGTAAGTTTTATAAATGTATATTTAAGCTGGCTTTACTATTAAATTCTAAGGAGGTCTGATGCAAGAAGCAAAAGATACCAAAAAGCTAGTCATAGGCACTATTGCTTTGATTTTGGCTATAGTTTTCTTTGGTGGCTTTACCAAAGATATTGCAGGCGGAATTTTTGATTTCGGCAAGTTAACCGGTCAATTTCCAGAGTGGTTTAAAACCTCAGGAGGAACTAGCGCAAAAGGCGGATTTTTATTTGCATTAAGTCTTGTTCCAGCTATTATGCTAGCACTTGGATTTGTTGCTATATTTGAAAGATACTACGCACTTTATGCAGCTTCTGCTTGGCTTACTCCGATATTAAAGCCTATGATAGGAATCCCTGGATGTTGCTCCATATCCTTAATGGCAAGCACCCAAAGCACAGATGCCGGTAGCTCGACAGCTAAATTGTTGCGTCAAGAGGGCAAAATGACGCATAAAGAGCTTTTGATATTTGCGGCTTTTCAGTTTAGTGCCGGAGCCATGATAACGAATTTCTTAGCATCATTTGCACCACTACTTGTAATTCCCGATAAAACAGGGGCTTTAGCACCTGCCTCTATAGCTCTATGCTTGGGAATAATCTTTGTTTTTAAGATTTTTGGTGCAAATTTAATGAGACTTTATGTAAAGAAATTCGTAAAAGATGATGAGGTTGAAGTATGAGTGACAAGACCAACAATAAACTAATAACAGATGTATTTGTTGACGGAGCCAGAAAAGGTTGGGATATAGCTATTCACAATACTATTCCAAATGTATTAATGGCATTTGTCATCATATACGTATTAAACGTATCAGGAGCACTTAAAATCATAGGAAACTATCTTGGATTTATTATGGTTCCTCTTGGCTTACCAGGAGAATCGATAGCCGTATTTATGGCGGCATTTTTAAGCTGGGGAGGATCTGCTGGTGTGCTTGTGGCGCTTGTTCAAAATGGCACACTAAATGCAAACGACATAGTAGTATTGCTTCCTGGAATGGCCCTTATAGGCTCTACTGTCCAATATATGGGTAGAGTTTTAGGAGTGCTTGGAATACCGGGAAGACATTACGGAGTGCTTTTTGGAATTTGTATAATCAACGCATATCTAGCAATGCTTGTAATGAGCATGATTGTATAAATTTGAATTGGTTTTTATTAAATAAAACTTAGTTTAAAATATTAGTAAAAGAGTCTAGTGATAGAAAGGCTCTTTTACTACAGTTCTTATCGCTCAAATTAATATAAATTAACGATTG
This Campylobacter sp. RM16192 DNA region includes the following protein-coding sequences:
- a CDS encoding YjiG family protein, translating into MSDKTNNKLITDVFVDGARKGWDIAIHNTIPNVLMAFVIIYVLNVSGALKIIGNYLGFIMVPLGLPGESIAVFMAAFLSWGGSAGVLVALVQNGTLNANDIVVLLPGMALIGSTVQYMGRVLGVLGIPGRHYGVLFGICIINAYLAMLVMSMIV